The Hydrogenimonas thermophila genome window below encodes:
- the atpC gene encoding ATP synthase F1 subunit epsilon, protein MDTMKLEIVTPHGPIFSGDVKSATFPGIEGEFGVLPSHASLVTLLDAGVIEIEKKDGKVESIVIDSGYVKVDEQKTLVVVEGAVAIQGDTESEIAKSIAEAKELVKKATTSDFAIANVEAKVEAAAKTRF, encoded by the coding sequence ATGGATACAATGAAATTAGAAATAGTTACACCACATGGTCCTATATTTTCAGGTGATGTAAAATCAGCAACATTCCCTGGTATAGAGGGCGAATTTGGTGTTCTTCCTAGCCATGCATCGCTTGTAACACTACTTGATGCAGGTGTGATTGAAATTGAAAAAAAAGATGGCAAAGTTGAATCTATAGTTATAGATTCTGGATATGTCAAGGTAGATGAACAGAAAACTCTTGTCGTAGTAGAGGGAGCTGTTGCAATTCAGGGTGATACTGAAAGTGAAATTGCTAAATCAATTGCTGAAGCAAAAGAGTTAGTCAAAAAAGCAACCACTTCTGATTTTGCAATAGCAAATGTTGAAGCAAAAGTTGAAGCTGCTGCCAAAACTAGATTTTAA
- a CDS encoding biopolymer transporter ExbD, whose amino-acid sequence MKYSWDEKPDLNITPLVDIMLVLMAILMVTAPTMTYEEKITLPKGSKSHAYKKIKSLEIRMDKNRNIYFKKKKFKMLSFADSFMRQTNNIDKNIPVFIRADERLSYKDVMYLLKTIKESGFTKVSLITDG is encoded by the coding sequence ATGAAATACAGCTGGGATGAGAAGCCAGATTTAAATATTACACCATTGGTTGATATTATGTTGGTGCTTATGGCTATTTTAATGGTTACAGCACCAACTATGACTTATGAAGAAAAGATAACTCTTCCAAAAGGAAGTAAAAGTCATGCATATAAAAAAATTAAATCGTTAGAGATCAGAATGGATAAAAACAGGAATATCTATTTCAAAAAGAAAAAATTTAAAATGCTATCCTTTGCTGACTCTTTTATGCGTCAGACTAACAATATTGATAAAAATATTCCTGTTTTTATACGTGCTGATGAGAGGCTTTCTTATAAAGATGTTATGTATTTGCTTAAAACAATTAAAGAATCAGGCTTTACGAAAGTGTCATTGATTACAGATGGTTAA
- the atpA gene encoding F0F1 ATP synthase subunit alpha has protein sequence MSKLQADEISSIIKERIENFELSVDVNETGKVVSVADGIAQVFGLNNVMAGEMVEFEDGERGIVLNLEESSVGVVILGKGLGVREGVSVKRLGQLLKVPVGPELVGRVVNALGEPIDGKGPIEAKEYRFVEEKAPGIMARKSVHEPLQTGIKAIDALVPIGRGQRELIIGDRQTGKTTVAIDAIINQKGQNVICIYVAIGQKQSTVASIVRKLEEHGAMDYTIVVNAGASESAALQFLAPYTGVTMGEYFRDNAQHGLIVYDDLSKHAVAYREMSLILRRPPGREAYPGDVFYLHSRLLERAAKLSDELGAGSLTALPIIETQAGDVSAYIPTNVISITDGQIFLETKLFNSGIRPAINVGISVSRVGGAAQIKATKQVSGTLRLDLAQYRELEAFAQFASDLDEATRAQLERGARMVEVLKQPPYSPLAIEKQVLIIYAGANGYLDDVPVNAVTKFEAELYPFVEANHPDVLAKIREKKKIDDEVEELIKKALEDFKTSFSA, from the coding sequence GTGTCTAAACTTCAAGCAGATGAAATCAGTTCTATAATTAAAGAGCGGATCGAAAATTTTGAGTTAAGCGTCGATGTTAACGAGACAGGGAAAGTTGTCAGTGTTGCAGACGGAATTGCTCAGGTATTTGGTCTTAATAATGTTATGGCCGGAGAAATGGTCGAATTTGAAGATGGTGAAAGAGGTATCGTACTTAACCTTGAAGAATCAAGTGTTGGTGTCGTTATTCTTGGTAAAGGTCTTGGAGTTCGAGAAGGTGTAAGTGTTAAGCGACTTGGTCAGCTATTGAAAGTTCCTGTTGGACCAGAGTTGGTTGGACGTGTTGTAAATGCCCTTGGTGAGCCAATCGATGGTAAAGGTCCAATTGAAGCTAAAGAGTATCGCTTCGTTGAAGAGAAAGCTCCAGGAATTATGGCTCGTAAGTCTGTTCATGAACCACTTCAAACTGGTATTAAAGCAATTGATGCACTTGTGCCAATTGGACGTGGACAGAGAGAGCTTATTATTGGTGACCGACAGACTGGTAAAACTACAGTTGCAATTGACGCTATTATCAATCAAAAAGGTCAAAATGTAATCTGTATTTATGTTGCTATTGGACAAAAGCAGTCTACAGTTGCTTCAATTGTACGCAAGCTTGAAGAGCATGGTGCAATGGATTATACTATTGTTGTTAATGCAGGTGCTTCTGAATCAGCTGCACTTCAGTTCCTTGCTCCATATACTGGTGTTACAATGGGTGAATACTTCCGTGACAATGCTCAGCATGGTCTTATTGTTTATGATGATTTGAGTAAGCATGCGGTTGCATATCGTGAAATGTCTTTGATTCTTCGCCGCCCACCAGGACGTGAAGCTTATCCAGGAGATGTTTTCTATCTACACTCTCGTCTACTAGAGCGTGCAGCAAAACTTAGCGACGAATTGGGTGCAGGATCATTAACTGCTCTTCCAATCATTGAAACACAAGCTGGTGACGTTTCAGCATATATTCCTACAAACGTAATTTCTATTACAGACGGACAGATTTTCCTTGAAACTAAACTATTCAACTCAGGTATCAGACCAGCAATTAACGTTGGTATCTCTGTATCTCGTGTTGGTGGTGCTGCACAGATTAAAGCAACAAAACAAGTTTCTGGTACATTGAGACTTGACCTTGCACAATATCGTGAACTTGAAGCATTTGCTCAGTTTGCAAGTGATCTTGACGAAGCAACAAGAGCTCAGCTTGAGCGTGGTGCAAGAATGGTTGAAGTATTGAAACAGCCTCCATATTCACCTCTAGCAATTGAAAAACAAGTACTTATCATCTATGCAGGTGCAAATGGATATCTTGATGATGTACCAGTTAATGCTGTTACTAAGTTCGAAGCAGAGCTTTATCCATTTGTTGAAGCGAATCATCCAGATGTACTTGCTAAGATTCGCGAGAAGAAGAAGATAGATGATGAAGTTGAAGAATTGATCAAAAAAGCACTGGAAGATTTCAAAACTTCATTTAGTGCCTAA
- a CDS encoding F0F1 ATP synthase subunit B, translated as MRKTLIVAALFLPAVAFASGHEAAGGETDFIPRLVNFLIFAAILYYFVADLIKNFFTGRSKEISSKLEEVQNRLKATKRAKEDAEAAYKAALATAEEIIESAKKESQLLAKKMDEQLNTELENLEKMQEEKMAVEKRQMVRKTVAEVLSELYKGDAISMDEKKFVNLITKKVA; from the coding sequence GTGCGTAAAACATTAATAGTAGCTGCATTGTTCCTTCCTGCAGTTGCCTTTGCGTCAGGACATGAGGCTGCAGGCGGAGAGACTGATTTTATTCCAAGATTGGTTAACTTTTTAATCTTTGCAGCCATTCTTTACTATTTTGTAGCAGATTTGATCAAAAATTTCTTTACAGGGCGTAGTAAAGAAATATCTTCAAAACTTGAAGAGGTTCAAAATAGACTTAAAGCTACAAAAAGAGCAAAAGAGGATGCAGAAGCTGCATATAAAGCGGCATTGGCTACAGCTGAAGAGATTATTGAGTCTGCAAAAAAAGAGTCTCAGCTTTTAGCAAAAAAGATGGATGAGCAATTAAATACTGAGTTGGAGAACCTTGAAAAGATGCAGGAAGAGAAGATGGCAGTTGAAAAACGTCAAATGGTACGTAAAACTGTTGCTGAAGTTCTTTCTGAGCTTTATAAAGGTGATGCAATCAGTATGGATGAGAAAAAGTTTGTCAACCTTATAACAAAGAAGGTAGCATAA
- a CDS encoding TonB C-terminal domain-containing protein, translated as MVNRNLFFIIGGISAFSLYAILFILLFYYFNEHKSAKQFVPKNTNTLEVSILQEPSQIKKHNKIKAISKKTQKLPEKPKKNAIKGSTSAKHSSYSKSIATLFKGVKVGKPHFSSSLRMANAPKIQYKPVVVSSKTQSDAKSLIDNLKFSNLDIKLKSQSSGSGNVDKYMNKIYEIIFNSWHPDVLFAGLEARVVIEIFPDGKFMYKMINPSDNQSFNESLIEYLNQLQHKGFPPHKNGRKLVVELNFKPKE; from the coding sequence ATGGTTAATAGAAATCTATTTTTTATAATCGGTGGTATAAGTGCTTTTTCTCTGTATGCAATATTATTTATTTTATTATTTTATTATTTTAATGAACATAAAAGTGCAAAGCAGTTTGTTCCAAAAAATACAAATACTCTAGAAGTATCTATTCTTCAAGAACCTTCTCAAATAAAAAAACATAATAAAATTAAAGCTATATCTAAAAAAACTCAAAAATTACCAGAAAAACCAAAAAAAAATGCTATAAAAGGCTCTACATCTGCTAAACATTCAAGTTATTCTAAAAGCATAGCAACACTGTTTAAAGGTGTAAAAGTAGGTAAGCCTCATTTTTCTTCATCTCTGCGTATGGCAAATGCACCAAAGATACAATATAAGCCTGTAGTAGTTTCTAGTAAAACGCAATCTGATGCAAAAAGTTTGATCGATAATCTAAAATTTAGCAATTTAGATATTAAATTAAAGTCACAAAGTTCAGGTTCAGGTAATGTAGATAAGTATATGAACAAAATATATGAAATCATATTTAACAGTTGGCATCCTGATGTTTTGTTTGCTGGTTTAGAAGCTAGGGTAGTAATTGAAATTTTTCCTGATGGCAAATTTATGTATAAAATGATCAATCCTTCAGATAATCAATCTTTCAATGAGAGCCTGATAGAATACCTCAATCAATTA
- a CDS encoding MotA/TolQ/ExbB proton channel family protein, with the protein MIDIVLGYFDRSSPITFFVLGLLSFYLLLSVWVFIYRYLIVSSWLSREIDSMEQMHMGAMTVSQQSVLNSCVKKTSNPNHRMLEMCEFAATKEATKGLTILSMIASTSPFIGLFGTVVSILEAFAGLGIQKNATLSVVAPAISEALVATAAGIFVAIFAYSFHLLLKRKAYELSTVIAMQIDMILSTKQE; encoded by the coding sequence ATGATTGACATAGTACTCGGTTACTTCGACCGAAGTAGTCCCATTACCTTTTTTGTACTGGGACTACTCTCTTTCTATTTATTACTTTCTGTATGGGTTTTTATTTACCGTTATCTTATTGTTAGTAGTTGGCTCTCTAGAGAGATTGACTCAATGGAGCAGATGCATATGGGAGCTATGACAGTTTCTCAGCAGTCAGTATTAAATAGTTGTGTAAAGAAAACTTCAAATCCAAATCATAGAATGCTTGAAATGTGTGAATTTGCTGCAACAAAAGAGGCAACAAAAGGTTTGACAATACTTTCTATGATTGCATCTACTTCTCCATTTATTGGTCTATTTGGTACAGTAGTCTCCATTCTTGAAGCATTTGCCGGTCTTGGAATTCAAAAAAATGCTACATTAAGTGTAGTAGCACCTGCTATTAGTGAAGCATTAGTTGCAACTGCTGCAGGTATTTTTGTTGCTATATTTGCATACTCTTTTCATCTACTTTTAAAGCGTAAAGCTTATGAGCTCTCTACTGTAATTGCAATGCAAATTGATATGATATTATCAACAAAACAAGAGTAG
- a CDS encoding F0F1 ATP synthase subunit B' produces MLDISVSLMLVVAVVFLVLLILLNSWLYQPLMAFMDERDKSIRKDLESVSADSSEIEELKAKAEEVIAEAKSEAAALRAKTVEESKLLATSKIEAKKEELEEAYKAFLDSLKKEEEELRSELISQMPLFKESLKAKFSQI; encoded by the coding sequence ATGCTGGATATAAGTGTTTCCCTGATGCTCGTTGTAGCTGTCGTATTCCTAGTGCTGCTGATATTGCTTAACAGTTGGCTTTATCAGCCTTTGATGGCATTTATGGATGAGCGTGACAAGAGCATCCGTAAAGACTTGGAGAGTGTGAGTGCCGACAGTTCTGAAATTGAAGAACTTAAGGCTAAGGCTGAAGAGGTAATTGCTGAGGCTAAAAGTGAAGCGGCTGCATTAAGAGCCAAAACTGTTGAAGAGTCAAAACTTTTAGCTACGAGCAAAATTGAAGCTAAAAAAGAGGAGTTGGAAGAGGCTTACAAAGCATTCTTAGACTCTTTGAAAAAGGAGGAAGAAGAGTTAAGAAGTGAACTAATTTCTCAGATGCCTCTGTTTAAAGAGTCGTTGAAAGCTAAGTTTAGTCAAATTTAA
- the atpG gene encoding ATP synthase F1 subunit gamma, producing the protein MANLKEIKLQITSVKGTQKTTRAMKLVSQAKLKRAEELAKRSKVYADKLDELVSEIAYEINQNKVGGSDSRFVQTDLSVKTVDLICVTADKGLCGGFNVSTLKTVLGLLREYKEKRVAVRLRVVGRKAIDFLKYNGIEMTDEVIGLSASPDYKKAAEFIDASMNDFAEGKTDRVVLVYNGFKNMLTQEQRVIQLLPVDISTVKPRELSSSIEYEPEGHEELLNALLKKYVEYTMYYGLLDSLAAEHSARMQAMDNATKNASERVNELTVAYNKARQESITTELIEIISGMEALK; encoded by the coding sequence ATGGCAAATTTGAAAGAGATTAAGCTTCAGATAACAAGTGTAAAGGGTACTCAAAAGACTACCCGTGCAATGAAGCTGGTATCACAGGCTAAGCTTAAGCGAGCAGAAGAGCTCGCTAAGCGCTCTAAGGTTTATGCAGATAAGCTAGATGAGCTAGTAAGTGAAATAGCCTATGAGATAAATCAGAATAAAGTTGGTGGTAGCGACAGCCGATTTGTTCAAACAGATCTAAGCGTTAAGACAGTTGATCTTATATGTGTTACAGCTGACAAAGGTCTTTGTGGTGGATTCAACGTTAGCACACTTAAAACTGTTTTAGGCTTGCTTCGTGAATATAAAGAGAAGAGAGTTGCTGTTCGTCTACGTGTAGTAGGTCGTAAAGCAATAGATTTTCTTAAATATAATGGCATTGAAATGACAGATGAAGTTATAGGATTGAGTGCATCACCTGACTATAAGAAAGCTGCTGAGTTCATAGATGCCTCAATGAATGATTTTGCTGAAGGAAAAACAGATCGAGTTGTTTTGGTTTATAATGGATTTAAAAATATGTTAACGCAAGAGCAGAGAGTTATACAATTACTGCCTGTTGATATATCTACTGTTAAACCAAGAGAACTATCATCTAGCATTGAGTATGAGCCAGAAGGTCATGAAGAGCTACTTAATGCACTTTTGAAAAAGTATGTTGAATATACCATGTACTATGGTTTACTTGACTCTTTGGCTGCAGAGCACAGTGCAAGAATGCAGGCTATGGATAACGCAACTAAAAATGCGTCTGAACGTGTTAATGAACTTACAGTTGCATACAATAAAGCAAGACAAGAATCTATTACAACAGAGCTGATAGAGATTATCAGTGGTATGGAAGCATTGAAATAA
- a CDS encoding F0F1 ATP synthase subunit delta, which translates to MKQLIAKRYVKALLSALDEKGIEAAAKKLSAIAEAFEDKKFSEIIVSPEVKKDKREALILDIIGKDSDKKLINFIKTLSIHNRFSLIPEIATLMQKELQKRANRYEGIVESMNEVDEADLKELEKALSKYVDATIVLQPVKSDYNGIKVVVEDLGIEATYSKDRIASDMINHILKAL; encoded by the coding sequence ATGAAACAGCTCATTGCAAAACGTTATGTTAAAGCACTTTTAAGTGCATTGGATGAAAAGGGTATTGAGGCAGCTGCAAAAAAATTGTCAGCTATAGCTGAAGCTTTTGAAGATAAAAAATTTTCTGAAATTATTGTTTCACCAGAAGTTAAAAAAGATAAACGTGAAGCTTTGATTTTAGATATAATTGGCAAAGATAGTGATAAAAAGTTGATAAACTTTATTAAAACACTCAGTATTCACAATCGTTTCTCTCTAATCCCAGAAATCGCAACCTTAATGCAAAAAGAGTTGCAAAAACGCGCTAATCGTTATGAAGGTATTGTTGAAAGTATGAATGAAGTTGATGAAGCAGATTTAAAAGAGTTAGAAAAAGCTCTTTCAAAATATGTTGATGCAACTATAGTTCTACAACCTGTGAAAAGTGATTATAACGGAATTAAGGTTGTTGTAGAAGATCTTGGAATTGAAGCAACTTATTCAAAAGATCGTATTGCATCAGATATGATCAATCATATTTTAAAAGCATTGTAA
- the atpD gene encoding F0F1 ATP synthase subunit beta, whose product MTGKIVQVIGPVVDVDFEDYLPAINEALEVNYELDGKKLRLVLEVASHIGDNRVRTIAMDMSEGLVRGMEVKATGDAIKVPVGEEVLGRIFNVVGETIDDAGELKAKNYWSIHRDPPSFEDQSTKTEIFETGIKVVDLLAPYAKGGKVGLFGGAGVGKTVIIMELIHNVAFKHSGYSVFAGVGERTREGNDLYNEMKESNVLDKVALCYGQMSEPPGARNRIALTGLTMAEYFRDEMGLDVLMFIDNIFRYAQAGSEMSALLGRIPSAVGYQPTLAREMGALQERITSTTKGSITSVQAVYVPADDLTDPAPASVFAHLDATTVLNRKIAEKGIYPAVDPLDSTSRMLDPVIIGEEHYNVARGVQSVLQKYKDLQDIIAILGMDELSEEDKKTVERARKIERFLSQPFFVAEVFTGAPGKYVTLEETIKGFKGLLEGEYDDLPEAAFYMVGSIDEAIEKAEKMKAKAS is encoded by the coding sequence ATGACAGGTAAAATTGTACAAGTCATCGGACCGGTTGTTGATGTTGATTTCGAAGACTATTTACCGGCGATTAATGAAGCACTTGAAGTAAACTATGAACTTGATGGAAAAAAATTAAGATTAGTTCTTGAAGTTGCAAGTCATATTGGAGACAACCGTGTTCGTACAATTGCAATGGACATGAGTGAAGGTCTTGTTCGTGGTATGGAAGTTAAAGCAACTGGTGATGCTATTAAAGTTCCAGTTGGCGAAGAAGTACTTGGACGAATCTTCAACGTTGTTGGTGAAACAATTGATGATGCTGGAGAGTTGAAAGCTAAAAATTACTGGTCTATCCACAGAGATCCACCTTCATTTGAAGATCAGAGTACAAAAACTGAAATTTTTGAAACAGGTATTAAAGTTGTTGACCTTCTTGCACCATATGCAAAAGGTGGTAAAGTTGGTCTATTCGGTGGTGCTGGTGTTGGTAAAACAGTTATTATTATGGAGCTTATCCACAACGTTGCATTCAAGCACAGTGGTTACTCTGTTTTTGCTGGTGTTGGTGAGCGTACTCGTGAAGGTAACGACCTTTACAATGAGATGAAAGAGTCTAACGTTCTTGACAAAGTTGCGCTTTGCTACGGACAGATGAGTGAACCACCAGGAGCACGTAACCGTATTGCATTAACTGGTCTTACAATGGCTGAGTACTTCCGTGATGAGATGGGTCTTGATGTTCTTATGTTTATCGACAACATCTTCCGATATGCTCAAGCAGGTTCTGAAATGTCAGCACTTCTTGGACGTATTCCTTCAGCAGTTGGTTATCAGCCAACACTTGCTCGTGAGATGGGTGCTCTTCAAGAGCGTATTACATCTACGACAAAAGGTTCTATTACTTCTGTTCAGGCTGTTTATGTTCCAGCAGACGACTTGACTGACCCTGCTCCAGCATCTGTTTTCGCACACTTGGATGCAACAACGGTTCTTAACCGTAAGATTGCTGAAAAGGGTATTTACCCAGCAGTTGACCCACTAGATTCAACAAGCCGTATGCTTGATCCAGTAATCATTGGTGAAGAGCATTACAATGTTGCTCGTGGTGTTCAGTCTGTTCTTCAAAAGTATAAAGACCTTCAAGATATCATTGCGATTCTTGGTATGGATGAACTTTCTGAAGAAGATAAAAAGACTGTTGAGCGTGCACGTAAAATTGAAAGATTCCTTTCTCAGCCTTTCTTCGTTGCAGAGGTATTTACAGGTGCTCCTGGTAAGTATGTTACACTTGAAGAGACAATTAAAGGATTTAAAGGTCTTCTTGAAGGTGAGTATGATGATCTTCCAGAAGCAGCATTCTATATGGTCGGTAGCATAGATGAAGCGATTGAAAAAGCTGAAAAAATGAAAGCCAAAGCATCTTGA